A portion of the Bacteroides faecium genome contains these proteins:
- a CDS encoding DUF3320 domain-containing protein, with protein sequence MDERLDKVKVQFGYLPLINFAIQQNSAPVIHQLSIENITSAPLKDIQVLITTEPAFGNAVPTVIEQIPANSTVSLQSPSLTLSANYFTQLTERLSGNLKIEITSEATLIFTRTYPIDMLAYDQWGGLNVLPEMLAAFITPNHTAILPIIKRAAAILGQWTDSPSLDEYQSRNPDRVRKQMAAIYTAISEQQIIYSTVPASFEEYGQRVRLADSVMAQKLGTCLDMSLLYASCLEAIGLNALVIITQGHAFAGAWLVPETFPDPTIDDVSLLTKRTAEGIYDITLVETTCMNMGHQSDFDDAVKKADGKLKEGTHFILAVDVKRARHSGIRPIPQRILHGQTWEIDENSLTIQKNTVHITPQSINPYDLSGSDTQTAITKLVIWERRLLDLSLRNNLLNIRITKNTLQLIPANLASLEDALADGEEFRILHRPADWESPAMEFGIYSSVSESNPIVDFVNSELSQKRLRFYLSENDLGKALTHLYRSSRTSIEENGANTLYLALGLLKWYETPSSERPRYAPILLLPVEIIRKSAARGYVIRSREEETMMNITLLEMLRQNFGISVPGLDPLPTDGSGVNVKLIYSIIRNCIKNQRKWDVEEQAILGIFSFNKFIMWNDIHNNAHKLVQNKIVSSLINGKIEWEAATEEIDASYMDKQLSPADIVLPIIADSSQLEAIYEAVHDQTFILHGPPGTGKSQTITNIIANALYKGKRVLFVAEKMAALSVVQNRLAAIGLAPFCLEIHSNKTKKSAVISQLKETTEIIRQTPPEEFKKEAERLLGLRAELNKYIEALHKEYPFGISLYDAIIHYQSSDAEPCFDIPLSYLETLDKETFTQWEDAIESLVRTANACGHPYRHPLTGISISEYSSAGKDEAERSLTDFTDLLQAIRQKLTAFSALLADTEMHPTRADFQTIANIIRNILDIPELTPGLLTLPSLNETLDEYREVVNHGRKRDELRKTIETGFTKEILQANAKAMLTEWNRVSAQWFIPRYFGQRKIKKALHAYALKAIEPDTIKPLLHQIVQYQEEAEAVQKYASQLPALFGRFGKNEDWNTIEQIINDMVSLHSHLLSYSKDIAKVSQIKRNLSVQLAEGIQTFRDIHTHSLDEIYRYSNELVNIEHKLSGTLGISIVELYINSTDWINTGISKAQTWKENLDKLKDWYQWLQAYRTLDRLTIGFIATEYKEKNIPTAQLTGSFYKSFYQAAIQYIISKEPTLELFNGKIFNDIIAKYKLISTQFEETTKKELFARLASNIPSFTHEAIQSSEVGILQKNIRNNARGISIRKLFDQIPTLLSRMCPCMLMSPLSVAQFIDTDADKFDLIVFDEASQMPTYEAVGAIARGKNVVIVGDPKQMPPTNFFSVNTTDEENIEMEDLESILDDCLALSIPSKYLLWHYRSKHESLIAFSNSEYYDNKLMTFPSPDNIESKVRMVNINGYYDKGKSRQNRAEAQAVVDEIARRLSNDELRKKSIGVVTFSIVQQALIEDLLSDLFIAHPELETLALECEEPLFIKNLENVQGDERDVILFSVGYGPDAAGRVSMNFGPLNRAGGERRLNVAVSRARYEMIIYSTLRSDMIDLNRTSSIGVAGLKRFLEYAEKGTRNVINSSDNSLSETSASIENIIADKLRSLGYTVHTDIGCSGYKIDIGIVDTLNESNYQLGIICDGKNYKRTKTARDREIVQNNVLKALGWNICRIWTMDWWEKPDEVIASIQEAISQKKASKASSETYNVKTNTTPAVITEEKQNKESVSPPEGNTNELSFLLKASPVAAEKQPTAVPVAPSRQQKYKSAEVTPDKYLSEDFFLTESSPILTSQIRKIIENEAPVSKSLLCKKILAEWGISRLGPRIEAHIEAILDTLNICRTEHDGYVYCWKDKEQCCSYPAYRPVSDRDVTDIPPEEIANAIRQILTDSISLPAADLVKACAQTFGFPRMGSTIDAAMQRGIREAVKRNYAKMENERVTIAY encoded by the coding sequence CATAACCTCTGCCCCGCTAAAGGACATACAAGTGCTAATCACGACTGAACCGGCTTTCGGCAATGCTGTCCCGACGGTTATCGAGCAGATTCCGGCTAACAGTACGGTATCTCTGCAATCACCCAGTCTCACGTTATCTGCCAATTATTTCACGCAACTGACCGAGCGTTTATCCGGTAACTTAAAGATAGAAATCACTTCCGAGGCAACGCTGATATTTACCCGGACCTACCCTATCGACATGCTGGCTTATGACCAATGGGGCGGACTCAATGTGCTCCCCGAAATGCTGGCCGCCTTTATCACTCCCAACCACACGGCTATCTTACCTATTATAAAAAGGGCGGCTGCCATCTTAGGACAGTGGACGGACAGCCCGTCTCTCGACGAATATCAGAGCCGTAACCCGGACAGGGTAAGAAAGCAAATGGCGGCTATTTATACCGCCATCTCAGAACAGCAGATTATATACAGCACCGTTCCCGCAAGTTTTGAGGAGTACGGGCAACGTGTCCGGCTGGCAGATTCCGTAATGGCTCAGAAGTTGGGAACTTGCCTGGATATGTCCTTGCTCTATGCTTCGTGCCTGGAAGCTATCGGGCTGAACGCGCTTGTCATCATTACCCAAGGGCATGCTTTCGCAGGAGCCTGGCTAGTGCCGGAGACTTTTCCCGACCCTACGATAGACGATGTTTCTTTATTAACAAAAAGGACGGCGGAAGGAATCTACGACATCACTTTAGTAGAAACGACCTGTATGAATATGGGGCATCAGTCCGACTTCGACGATGCCGTGAAGAAAGCGGACGGCAAGCTGAAAGAAGGTACTCATTTCATACTTGCGGTAGATGTGAAGAGGGCGAGACACTCGGGAATCCGCCCTATCCCCCAACGCATATTACACGGACAGACTTGGGAAATAGACGAAAACTCACTGACTATTCAGAAGAATACGGTTCATATTACACCGCAAAGTATCAATCCTTATGATTTATCAGGCAGCGATACCCAGACAGCCATAACCAAACTGGTAATATGGGAAAGGCGGCTCCTCGATTTAAGCCTGCGCAATAACCTATTGAATATCCGTATTACTAAAAATACGCTCCAACTAATCCCGGCAAATCTTGCCAGTCTGGAAGATGCTTTGGCAGACGGGGAAGAGTTCCGTATCCTTCACCGCCCTGCCGACTGGGAAAGTCCGGCTATGGAGTTCGGCATCTATTCCTCTGTTTCCGAGTCCAATCCGATTGTTGATTTTGTCAATTCGGAGCTTTCGCAGAAAAGATTACGTTTTTACTTATCGGAGAATGATTTAGGCAAGGCATTGACGCATCTCTACCGTTCTTCGCGGACATCTATTGAAGAGAATGGAGCTAATACGCTTTATCTTGCGTTGGGATTGCTAAAATGGTATGAGACTCCTTCCAGCGAACGCCCGCGTTATGCGCCGATACTGCTGCTTCCGGTCGAAATCATCCGCAAATCGGCAGCTAGAGGATATGTCATCCGTTCCCGCGAAGAGGAAACTATGATGAATATTACATTATTGGAGATGCTCCGCCAAAACTTCGGCATCAGCGTGCCCGGATTAGACCCGTTGCCTACCGACGGAAGCGGTGTAAACGTAAAGTTAATCTACTCCATCATCCGAAACTGCATCAAGAACCAACGCAAATGGGACGTTGAAGAGCAAGCTATTTTGGGCATATTCTCTTTCAATAAGTTCATCATGTGGAATGATATTCACAATAATGCCCACAAACTGGTTCAGAACAAGATTGTATCCAGCCTCATCAACGGAAAGATAGAATGGGAAGCTGCTACGGAAGAGATAGACGCAAGTTACATGGACAAGCAACTGTCTCCTGCCGATATCGTATTGCCTATCATCGCCGATTCTTCCCAATTGGAAGCCATATACGAAGCGGTGCACGACCAAACTTTTATCCTGCACGGCCCACCGGGAACAGGTAAATCACAAACCATCACCAATATTATCGCCAACGCACTTTATAAAGGAAAGCGTGTGCTATTCGTAGCGGAAAAGATGGCTGCCCTCTCTGTTGTTCAAAACAGATTGGCCGCCATCGGTCTTGCTCCGTTCTGTCTGGAAATCCACTCTAACAAAACAAAGAAATCTGCGGTTATCTCACAACTGAAAGAGACGACTGAAATTATCAGGCAGACGCCGCCCGAAGAATTCAAGAAAGAAGCGGAACGCTTACTTGGTTTACGGGCAGAGTTGAATAAATACATCGAAGCCTTGCATAAAGAGTATCCGTTCGGCATTTCATTGTATGATGCGATTATTCATTATCAATCATCGGATGCCGAGCCTTGTTTCGATATTCCCCTATCCTATTTGGAGACATTGGATAAAGAAACATTTACCCAATGGGAAGACGCCATTGAATCTTTGGTACGCACAGCCAATGCGTGCGGACACCCTTACCGGCATCCGTTGACGGGTATCTCTATTTCAGAATATTCTTCTGCCGGAAAGGACGAAGCCGAGCGTTCACTCACCGACTTTACAGACTTATTGCAAGCTATCCGACAGAAATTAACCGCGTTCTCCGCTCTTTTGGCAGATACGGAAATGCATCCCACACGCGCTGACTTTCAAACGATTGCGAACATTATCCGAAACATACTTGATATTCCCGAACTTACTCCCGGATTATTGACTCTTCCATCACTGAACGAGACTCTTGATGAATATCGTGAAGTAGTGAACCATGGGCGCAAACGTGACGAACTAAGAAAGACGATTGAAACCGGATTCACTAAAGAAATCCTGCAAGCGAACGCCAAAGCAATGTTAACCGAGTGGAACCGGGTATCTGCCCAGTGGTTTATTCCCAGATATTTCGGACAAAGAAAAATAAAGAAAGCACTCCATGCATATGCGCTGAAAGCCATCGAGCCGGATACTATCAAACCGTTGCTCCACCAGATTGTCCAATACCAGGAAGAAGCAGAAGCCGTTCAGAAATACGCAAGTCAACTGCCTGCCCTATTCGGACGATTCGGCAAGAATGAAGATTGGAATACAATTGAACAGATTATCAATGACATGGTTTCTCTTCATTCGCATTTGTTGAGTTATTCGAAAGATATCGCCAAAGTCTCACAAATCAAACGCAACCTGTCTGTACAACTGGCTGAAGGAATACAAACATTCAGAGATATTCATACCCATTCTCTCGATGAAATCTACCGGTATTCGAATGAACTCGTGAACATAGAGCACAAACTTTCCGGCACTCTAGGCATTTCAATAGTAGAGCTTTATATAAATTCTACCGATTGGATAAACACAGGCATATCAAAAGCTCAAACATGGAAAGAGAATTTGGATAAGCTCAAAGACTGGTATCAGTGGCTACAAGCTTACCGGACGCTCGACAGACTTACTATCGGATTTATAGCTACGGAATATAAAGAGAAGAATATCCCTACCGCTCAACTTACCGGCAGTTTCTACAAGAGTTTTTATCAGGCAGCCATTCAGTATATCATTTCCAAAGAACCGACTTTGGAGTTATTCAATGGCAAAATATTCAATGATATTATAGCGAAGTACAAGCTAATATCCACTCAATTCGAAGAAACCACTAAAAAGGAATTGTTTGCCAGGTTGGCTTCCAATATTCCATCCTTCACTCATGAAGCTATTCAAAGCTCCGAAGTTGGCATACTCCAGAAGAACATCCGCAACAATGCACGCGGTATATCCATCCGTAAGCTGTTCGACCAAATTCCGACGTTGTTGTCGCGTATGTGCCCGTGCATGCTGATGAGTCCTCTTTCCGTTGCCCAATTCATTGATACGGATGCGGATAAATTTGACCTGATAGTCTTTGACGAAGCATCGCAGATGCCGACTTATGAAGCCGTAGGCGCCATTGCCCGAGGGAAGAATGTGGTTATTGTAGGCGACCCGAAACAGATGCCACCGACAAATTTCTTCTCGGTCAATACCACTGACGAAGAGAATATAGAAATGGAAGATTTGGAGAGTATCCTTGATGACTGCCTCGCCTTGTCCATTCCTTCCAAGTACCTGTTGTGGCACTATCGAAGCAAACACGAGAGCCTTATCGCTTTCAGCAACTCCGAATATTACGACAATAAGCTGATGACGTTCCCTTCTCCGGACAATATCGAATCCAAGGTCAGAATGGTGAATATTAACGGTTATTATGACAAAGGAAAATCGCGTCAGAACCGGGCGGAAGCACAAGCAGTAGTCGATGAAATAGCAAGAAGGCTGAGTAACGATGAATTAAGGAAGAAAAGCATCGGCGTAGTCACTTTCAGCATCGTCCAGCAGGCTTTAATAGAAGATTTACTGTCCGACCTCTTTATCGCCCATCCCGAACTGGAAACTCTTGCCTTGGAATGTGAAGAGCCGCTATTTATCAAGAACTTGGAGAATGTGCAGGGAGACGAACGGGACGTGATTCTCTTTTCGGTAGGTTACGGCCCGGATGCCGCAGGACGTGTCAGCATGAACTTCGGCCCGCTAAACCGTGCGGGTGGAGAAAGAAGACTCAACGTAGCAGTCTCCCGTGCCCGGTACGAGATGATTATTTACTCTACTCTACGGTCGGATATGATAGACTTGAACCGGACTTCTTCCATTGGAGTAGCCGGACTAAAACGTTTCCTTGAATACGCAGAGAAAGGAACAAGGAATGTAATCAACAGTTCAGACAATTCACTATCAGAAACATCTGCTTCTATCGAAAACATCATTGCCGACAAGTTGCGTTCACTGGGATATACCGTGCATACCGACATCGGATGCTCAGGTTATAAAATAGATATAGGCATAGTAGATACCCTAAACGAGTCTAATTACCAACTAGGCATTATCTGCGACGGGAAGAATTACAAGCGTACTAAAACCGCACGCGACCGGGAAATTGTTCAGAATAATGTCCTGAAAGCACTCGGTTGGAACATCTGCCGCATATGGACAATGGACTGGTGGGAAAAACCGGATGAAGTAATTGCGTCCATACAGGAAGCAATCTCCCAAAAGAAAGCATCAAAAGCAAGTAGTGAAACCTATAATGTTAAGACAAATACTACTCCGGCGGTCATAACAGAAGAGAAACAAAACAAGGAGTCTGTTTCACCCCCCGAAGGGAATACAAATGAGCTTTCATTTCTTCTCAAAGCATCTCCAGTTGCTGCTGAAAAACAACCGACTGCTGTTCCCGTTGCCCCAAGCAGGCAACAGAAGTATAAATCCGCCGAAGTGACTCCGGACAAATATCTGTCCGAAGATTTCTTCCTCACGGAAAGTTCCCCCATCCTTACTTCCCAAATACGGAAAATTATAGAGAACGAAGCTCCTGTCAGTAAATCGTTACTTTGTAAGAAGATTCTAGCTGAATGGGGAATCAGCCGTCTGGGGCCACGGATAGAAGCTCACATAGAAGCTATTCTTGATACACTGAATATCTGCCGCACGGAACATGACGGATATGTTTATTGTTGGAAAGATAAAGAGCAATGTTGTTCGTATCCGGCTTACCGCCCGGTTTCCGACCGGGATGTAACAGATATTCCCCCTGAAGAAATAGCCAATGCTATCCGGCAGATACTAACCGACTCCATCAGCCTGCCTGCAGCAGATTTGGTAAAAGCATGTGCGCAGACATTCGGTTTTCCCCGCATGGGTTCGACCATAGACGCTGCCATGCAGAGAGGAATCCGCGAAGCTGTGAAAAGAAATTATGCAAAAATGGAAAATGAACGGGTAACGATTGCCTATTAA